A genomic region of Methanofollis fontis contains the following coding sequences:
- the cfbD gene encoding Ni-sirohydrochlorin a,c-diamide reductive cyclase catalytic subunit, which yields MDYIQPRPSSIVAALYTARDLGVEVAILHGPSGCSFKHARLLEEDGMRVLTTSLADNEFIFGGQDVLERVLKNAEEEFRPKRMAVVGTCVSMIIGEDMQAAIDASGVVTPTIAIEIHAGYRENIQGVIAALEPAAFAGWISDQELERQRRLLAAANEVERLRGAASQPYIEPSRGDLKHVAARRLIDLARSGRRGVAVMNAKKETAYMFADELIALHDACPDAAITYIANLEDRGLPKVRTDAANIREGMAEGGLEPELLGALDEYGANGDAVGERIREIGAEFALIVGVPHAVPPEYTEGVEVISVTNGPRQVAPLREMGHAAVVVEVDLHPQTLGVRSIVGSEFGAVLRSIARGE from the coding sequence ATGGATTACATTCAGCCACGCCCCAGTTCAATCGTCGCCGCCCTCTACACCGCCCGTGACCTCGGGGTGGAGGTGGCGATCCTCCACGGCCCGTCGGGCTGTTCCTTCAAGCACGCCCGTCTCCTCGAAGAGGACGGCATGCGGGTGCTCACCACCTCGCTCGCCGACAACGAGTTCATCTTCGGCGGGCAGGACGTGCTCGAACGGGTGCTCAAAAACGCCGAAGAGGAGTTCCGACCGAAACGGATGGCGGTGGTCGGCACCTGCGTCTCGATGATCATCGGCGAGGACATGCAGGCGGCGATCGACGCCTCCGGAGTTGTGACTCCGACGATTGCCATCGAGATCCATGCTGGATATCGGGAGAACATCCAGGGCGTGATCGCTGCCCTCGAACCGGCCGCCTTCGCAGGCTGGATCAGCGATCAGGAACTCGAACGTCAGCGGAGATTGCTCGCAGCGGCAAACGAGGTCGAACGCCTCCGGGGGGCGGCTTCACAGCCCTATATCGAACCCTCGCGCGGCGACCTCAAGCATGTGGCCGCCCGCCGTCTCATCGACCTGGCGCGGAGCGGGCGCCGGGGCGTGGCTGTCATGAACGCCAAGAAGGAGACTGCCTATATGTTCGCCGACGAGCTGATCGCCCTCCACGACGCCTGCCCGGATGCGGCGATCACGTACATCGCCAATCTCGAGGACCGGGGTCTGCCGAAGGTGAGAACGGATGCCGCCAATATCAGGGAGGGCATGGCCGAAGGTGGCCTTGAACCAGAGCTCCTCGGCGCTCTCGACGAATACGGGGCGAACGGCGATGCTGTCGGCGAACGGATCCGGGAAATCGGAGCAGAATTCGCCCTGATCGTCGGCGTGCCCCATGCCGTCCCCCCTGAGTACACGGAGGGGGTCGAAGTGATCTCGGTCACCAACGGGCCGCGGCAGGTCGCCCCCCTGCGGGAGATGGGGCATGCGGCGGTGGTCGTCGAGGTCGATCTCCACCCGCAGACCCTGGGCGTGCGCTCGATCGTCGGGAGCGAGTTCGGGGCGGTGCTGCGGAGCATTGCACGGGGTGAATGA
- the cfbB gene encoding Ni-sirohydrochlorin a,c-diamide synthase, producing MKALLITGDRSGSGKTSITLAIAALLAQEAPVQTYKVAMDYIDPSYLSAVTGRPCRNLDSYVMGPDEIRAVFEHGASGAEIGLVEGVRGLYEGAEAIGDAGSTASIAKALDLPVVLVVDARSITRSAAALVKGFAAFDPDVQIAGVILNNLSGAGHRQKTLRAVEHYCDLPVIGAIPKSEEMRLAMRHLGLVPYREGQESGDFLERVAAVKEVIGTYVDLDALRGLMADYTFTGATGPFLPPQESDLRVAVAYDEAFNFYYNDLFDILQGGGAAVVPWSPVHDPLPEADGYIIGGGYPEMHAASLEANDRAREALREEVMNGTPVYAECGGLIYLTKRQNLSAGWEGREQDESFEMCGVFDGETFMPVRRTLGYVEGRAGSASPFGEGTFRGHEFHYSDVRLAAGTRYAYELSRGTGIEGSRDGAVVSNTLASYTHLHPVPAAPFFHEFLNRCRAARRT from the coding sequence ATGAAGGCCCTCCTGATCACCGGGGATCGTTCGGGCAGCGGAAAAACGAGCATCACCCTGGCTATTGCTGCCCTGCTGGCCCAGGAAGCACCCGTCCAGACCTATAAGGTGGCGATGGACTATATCGACCCCTCCTATCTCTCGGCGGTCACCGGGCGCCCCTGCCGGAACCTGGACAGCTATGTGATGGGGCCTGATGAGATCAGGGCCGTCTTCGAGCACGGGGCGAGCGGTGCCGAGATCGGGCTGGTCGAAGGGGTGCGGGGGCTCTACGAGGGTGCTGAGGCGATCGGCGACGCCGGGAGCACGGCATCGATCGCCAAGGCCCTCGACCTGCCGGTGGTGCTGGTCGTGGACGCCCGGAGCATCACCCGGAGCGCCGCCGCACTGGTGAAGGGGTTTGCCGCATTCGATCCCGATGTGCAGATCGCAGGCGTGATCCTCAACAATCTCTCCGGTGCGGGTCATCGCCAGAAGACGCTTCGTGCGGTCGAGCACTACTGCGACCTGCCGGTGATCGGTGCGATCCCGAAGAGCGAGGAAATGCGGCTTGCGATGCGCCACCTGGGCCTTGTACCCTACCGGGAGGGTCAGGAGAGTGGTGATTTTCTGGAACGGGTTGCGGCGGTGAAGGAGGTGATCGGCACCTACGTCGATCTGGATGCCCTCAGGGGGCTGATGGCCGATTACACCTTCACCGGTGCAACAGGGCCGTTCCTGCCGCCGCAGGAGAGCGACCTGCGGGTGGCAGTCGCCTACGACGAGGCCTTCAACTTCTACTACAACGACCTCTTCGACATCCTGCAGGGCGGCGGGGCGGCGGTCGTCCCCTGGTCGCCGGTCCACGATCCCCTGCCTGAAGCGGACGGCTATATCATCGGCGGCGGGTATCCGGAGATGCATGCGGCTTCGCTTGAGGCGAACGATCGGGCGCGGGAGGCGCTCAGGGAGGAAGTGATGAACGGCACCCCGGTCTATGCCGAGTGCGGGGGGCTGATCTACCTCACGAAACGTCAGAATCTCAGCGCCGGATGGGAGGGGCGGGAGCAGGACGAGTCGTTTGAGATGTGCGGGGTCTTCGACGGCGAGACCTTCATGCCCGTCCGCCGCACCCTCGGGTATGTGGAGGGAAGGGCGGGCAGCGCCTCGCCCTTCGGTGAGGGGACCTTCCGCGGGCATGAGTTCCATTACTCGGACGTGCGTCTGGCAGCAGGGACCAGGTATGCCTATGAACTCTCCCGGGGCACCGGCATTGAGGGATCGCGGGACGGCGCCGTGGTCAGCAACACCCTGGCCAGCTACACCCATCTCCACCCGGTGCCGGCGGCCCCCTTCTTCCATGAATTCCTGAACCGCTGCCGTGCTGCCCGAAGGACGTGA
- the ilvE gene encoding branched-chain-amino-acid transaminase: MIIYLNGEFVPKEEAKVSVFDHGLLYGDGVFEGIRAYDGRVFRLEEHIDRLYDSAKTLDIQVPLTKEEFAEAILETLRKNNLRDAYIRPVVTRGVGDLGLDPRKCGTPTVFIVATEWGAMYGDLYEKGLTAITVSVRRNPAEAMPPNVKSLNYLNNILAKIEANYKGGDEAIFFDTRGNVAEGSGDNIFVIKNGAIITPYTLNNLRGITRHVVLEVAASLGVQVNEQNLGYFDLYSADEVFVTGTAAEVAPITKIDGRIIGNGQPGPITRQLMAGFTTVTRKEGTPIY; the protein is encoded by the coding sequence ATGATAATTTACCTCAACGGGGAATTCGTCCCGAAGGAGGAGGCAAAGGTCTCGGTCTTTGATCACGGTCTCCTCTACGGTGACGGCGTTTTCGAGGGTATCCGGGCTTACGATGGTCGGGTCTTCCGGCTCGAGGAGCATATAGACCGCCTTTACGACTCGGCAAAGACCCTGGACATCCAGGTCCCCCTCACAAAGGAAGAGTTTGCTGAGGCGATCCTCGAGACCCTGCGGAAAAACAACCTCAGGGACGCCTATATCCGTCCGGTCGTCACCCGCGGCGTCGGCGATCTCGGACTTGACCCCCGCAAGTGTGGAACGCCCACCGTCTTCATCGTCGCCACCGAATGGGGGGCGATGTACGGCGACCTCTACGAGAAGGGACTGACGGCGATCACTGTCTCGGTCAGGAGAAATCCGGCCGAGGCGATGCCGCCGAACGTCAAGAGCCTGAACTACCTTAACAATATCCTGGCAAAGATCGAGGCGAACTACAAGGGCGGCGACGAGGCGATCTTCTTCGACACCCGCGGCAATGTGGCCGAGGGGTCGGGCGACAACATCTTTGTGATCAAGAACGGCGCCATCATCACCCCCTACACCCTCAACAACCTCCGGGGGATCACCCGTCATGTGGTCCTGGAGGTTGCCGCCTCCCTCGGGGTCCAGGTGAACGAGCAGAACCTCGGCTACTTCGATCTCTACTCGGCCGACGAGGTGTTTGTCACCGGAACCGCTGCAGAGGTTGCCCCGATCACGAAGATTGACGGCCGCATCATCGGCAATGGTCAGCCCGGTCCGATCACCCGCCAGCTGATGGCCGGATTTACGACTGTCACCCGGAAGGAAGGCACGCCGATCTACTAA
- a CDS encoding EamA family transporter codes for MLWTALALTGALFNALYYITAKHWLRRCPEPLLAGSAFLCAGLILLLIAAITHLPLPGPEILPVLTVSAILNTAAVRLTFRALATTDISLAIPFLSFTPLFLVLTSWLILGERPGAGGMAGILLIVAGSYLLGGSGGISAPFHALSSHPGAALMLCVAAIYSITANVDKILLINAGLFVGYGIDLLCIGCFLLIFAAFDRSSLHGCGVLPPLVLGGLLAIEIMAIGSALLIQIVPYVISVKRTSILFAVLLGGALFREGERLRRGLSAGMMVAGAACILLMP; via the coding sequence ATGCTATGGACGGCCCTCGCGCTCACCGGCGCCCTGTTCAACGCCCTGTATTATATCACTGCCAAGCACTGGCTCCGGCGCTGCCCTGAACCTCTTCTCGCCGGGAGCGCATTTCTCTGTGCCGGTCTCATCCTTCTCCTCATCGCCGCCATCACCCACCTCCCCCTGCCGGGCCCAGAGATCCTGCCTGTCCTGACCGTTTCCGCCATTCTGAACACTGCAGCAGTCAGGCTAACCTTCCGCGCTCTTGCAACGACCGATATCTCTCTGGCGATCCCGTTCCTCTCGTTCACCCCCCTCTTCCTGGTCCTGACCTCATGGCTCATCCTGGGCGAGCGCCCCGGCGCCGGCGGTATGGCGGGGATTCTGCTGATCGTTGCCGGTTCCTATCTTCTCGGGGGAAGCGGAGGGATTTCGGCACCCTTCCATGCTCTTTCCTCCCATCCGGGCGCCGCACTGATGCTCTGTGTGGCGGCAATCTACAGCATCACCGCCAATGTGGACAAGATCCTCCTCATCAATGCCGGATTATTCGTTGGCTACGGGATCGATCTCCTGTGTATCGGCTGCTTTCTCCTCATCTTTGCCGCCTTCGACCGCTCCTCTCTCCATGGCTGCGGGGTTCTGCCTCCCCTTGTGCTCGGCGGACTGCTGGCCATTGAAATCATGGCAATCGGATCGGCCCTCCTGATCCAGATCGTCCCCTATGTGATCTCTGTAAAAAGAACAAGCATACTCTTCGCGGTGCTGCTGGGCGGCGCCCTCTTCAGGGAGGGTGAGCGACTGAGGCGGGGGTTGAGTGCAGGAATGATGGTCGCAGGTGCGGCATGCATCCTGCTCATGCCCTGA
- a CDS encoding PRC-barrel domain-containing protein, whose protein sequence is MSYASTVTVAGPRILPSDTIFGSSVRSADGEHLGVIQHLLLDTTSGSIVFAVISFGGILGLGGKLSPVPWKALSRGAEEKDFVLNVTKETLASAPSFDRNHWPKPEEIEWFERVFHFYGLEPGWTGSR, encoded by the coding sequence ATGAGTTATGCAAGCACCGTTACGGTCGCCGGTCCGAGGATCCTGCCCTCGGACACCATCTTCGGGAGCAGTGTCAGGAGTGCCGACGGCGAGCACCTCGGGGTGATCCAGCACCTGCTCCTCGACACCACATCAGGAAGCATTGTTTTTGCCGTTATCTCATTCGGCGGCATACTTGGCCTCGGCGGGAAACTCTCTCCCGTGCCGTGGAAGGCGCTCAGCAGGGGAGCTGAGGAGAAGGACTTCGTGCTGAACGTGACAAAAGAGACACTGGCATCAGCGCCCTCTTTTGACCGGAATCACTGGCCGAAACCCGAGGAGATCGAATGGTTTGAGCGGGTTTTCCACTTCTATGGGCTTGAACCCGGGTGGACCGGTTCGCGATAG